The following proteins are co-located in the Gordonia polyisoprenivorans genome:
- a CDS encoding HNH endonuclease, with amino-acid sequence MIDTTETLDPGTVEAEAVFAAIVTRLSDLQWDPEMTGPQAFGAMKQVLLLRNLVDHHATTLTGEMDRLGVADHKTTRLRELLISMGFAPSVAGRYVRISATSDIDLLLAHAADGSISSEHTDAIVRGLAHIDTRCPEPMDTVQRCGFLRKLLSHYFAGFTPAEINLYARQLGNELAAETPGGLPAAEDKKINSYTDRITDDGRLEISANLDIVAGEKTRTLMETLSTPKPQPDGSPDPRTPEQICAAAFETIVELAAQGLADTTFSAKPTNGLLWTWSADNPALGGELQNMGAITEATARMLSCDTTITKIILNTDGVPLDVGLKERFFTPGQRKALLLRDRGCIKCGAHAGRCQAHHVHHWADGGPTDLDNGCLLCTSCHDDVHHHGWDIIMGFDRHPWLIPPASVDPKRRPVPSYHRRTMRLDDAAA; translated from the coding sequence ATGATCGACACCACTGAAACTCTCGACCCTGGAACTGTCGAAGCCGAAGCAGTTTTCGCCGCCATCGTCACCCGACTCAGCGACCTGCAATGGGATCCGGAGATGACCGGACCGCAGGCTTTCGGCGCAATGAAGCAAGTCCTGTTGTTGCGGAATCTGGTTGATCATCACGCCACCACCCTCACCGGTGAAATGGACCGGCTGGGCGTGGCTGACCACAAAACCACCCGACTGCGAGAACTGTTGATCAGCATGGGTTTCGCACCCTCGGTCGCAGGTCGGTACGTGCGGATCTCGGCCACCAGCGACATTGATCTGTTGTTGGCGCATGCTGCGGACGGGTCCATCTCCTCAGAACACACCGATGCCATCGTGCGTGGGTTGGCGCACATTGATACCCGATGCCCGGAACCTATGGACACCGTCCAACGGTGTGGGTTCCTGCGGAAACTGCTGTCGCACTACTTCGCCGGCTTCACTCCCGCCGAGATCAACCTCTACGCGCGGCAGCTGGGTAACGAGTTGGCGGCCGAAACACCGGGCGGGTTACCGGCCGCCGAGGACAAGAAGATCAACTCCTACACCGACCGCATCACCGACGACGGACGGTTGGAGATCTCGGCGAACCTCGACATCGTCGCCGGCGAGAAAACCAGAACTTTGATGGAAACCTTGTCGACGCCCAAGCCTCAGCCCGACGGCTCGCCCGACCCCCGCACACCTGAACAGATCTGTGCTGCCGCGTTCGAAACGATCGTGGAGTTGGCGGCACAAGGACTAGCGGACACCACCTTCTCAGCCAAACCCACCAACGGCCTGTTGTGGACCTGGTCGGCGGACAACCCGGCACTCGGCGGCGAGTTGCAGAACATGGGCGCCATCACCGAAGCCACAGCGCGGATGTTGTCGTGTGACACCACGATCACCAAGATCATCCTCAACACCGACGGCGTACCCCTCGACGTCGGACTCAAAGAACGCTTCTTCACCCCAGGACAACGCAAAGCACTACTCCTCCGCGATCGCGGATGCATCAAATGCGGAGCACACGCCGGACGCTGCCAAGCACACCATGTGCATCACTGGGCCGATGGTGGTCCGACCGACCTCGACAACGGTTGCCTGCTGTGCACCAGCTGCCACGACGATGTGCACCACCACGGATGGGACATCATCATGGGATTCGACCGACACCCCTGGCTGATCCCACCCGCCAGCGTCGATCCGAAACGACGACCCGTGCCGTCGTATCACCGACGCACGATGCGGCTCGACGACGCCGCAGCCTGA
- a CDS encoding AMP-binding protein, whose translation MSFASPFPDVEIPDVSLYEFLFGSIADADLERVALVDPKSGAETTYGQLIGQINAAAGALAARGIAVGDVVGVLSPNIPAFATVFHGILRAGGTATTINALFTATEIAKQLRDSGAKMLVTISPMAEQALAAATEVGIAGENVIVLDGEGQDATGHPNAADLLAPNLAAPDVTFDPATHVAALPYSSGTTGNPKGVALSHRNLVANVAQIKPLQGMTPDDVVIAVLPFFHIYGMTVLLNAALYNRGRLVIMPRFDLVEFLDNIQKYRVTSAYIAPPVAVALAKHPIVDNYDLSSLTVMMSGAAPLDDELGKAVAKRLDLHMLQGYGMSELSPVSHLIPIDTTAALGVEEPPLSSTGWAIPNTENKIVDPGTGAEIELPVEGLSEPGELWVKGPNVMLGYLNNEQATADTIDAEGYLHTGDMAQVDPTGCVYIVDRLKELIKYKGYQVPPAELEALLLTHPKIADTAVIGVNDADGEEIPKAFVVTQPDADLDENEVIEFVAAKVAPHKKVRAVEFIDAIPKSASGKILRKDLRK comes from the coding sequence ATGAGCTTCGCGAGTCCTTTTCCCGATGTCGAGATCCCCGATGTGAGCCTCTACGAGTTTCTGTTCGGGTCGATTGCTGACGCCGATCTGGAGCGGGTGGCGCTTGTTGATCCGAAGTCGGGCGCGGAGACCACGTACGGCCAGCTGATCGGTCAGATCAACGCGGCGGCCGGGGCGCTCGCGGCGCGCGGTATCGCCGTCGGTGACGTCGTGGGGGTGCTGTCACCGAACATCCCCGCGTTCGCCACCGTCTTCCACGGCATCCTGCGCGCCGGTGGTACTGCGACGACGATCAATGCGTTGTTCACCGCGACCGAGATCGCGAAGCAGCTTCGGGATTCGGGTGCGAAGATGCTGGTCACGATCTCGCCGATGGCCGAGCAGGCGCTCGCGGCGGCGACCGAGGTCGGTATCGCCGGGGAGAACGTGATCGTTCTCGACGGTGAGGGGCAGGACGCGACCGGCCATCCCAACGCCGCCGATCTGCTCGCACCGAATCTGGCTGCCCCCGACGTCACCTTCGATCCGGCGACCCACGTCGCGGCGTTGCCTTACAGTTCGGGCACCACCGGGAATCCGAAAGGTGTTGCGCTGAGCCATCGCAACCTGGTGGCCAACGTGGCGCAGATCAAGCCGTTGCAGGGGATGACACCAGACGACGTGGTGATCGCGGTGCTGCCGTTCTTCCACATCTACGGGATGACGGTGCTACTCAACGCGGCGTTGTACAACCGTGGTCGTCTGGTCATCATGCCGCGCTTCGATCTGGTCGAGTTCCTCGACAACATCCAGAAGTATCGGGTGACCAGCGCCTATATCGCGCCGCCGGTCGCCGTGGCGTTGGCCAAGCACCCGATCGTCGACAACTACGATCTGTCGTCGCTGACGGTGATGATGTCGGGGGCGGCCCCGCTTGATGACGAGTTGGGCAAGGCGGTGGCCAAGCGTTTGGATCTGCACATGTTGCAGGGCTACGGCATGAGTGAGCTTTCGCCGGTCAGTCACCTCATCCCGATCGACACGACTGCGGCGTTGGGTGTGGAGGAGCCGCCGTTGTCGTCGACGGGGTGGGCGATCCCGAACACCGAGAACAAGATCGTCGATCCGGGGACCGGTGCGGAGATCGAGCTTCCCGTCGAGGGGTTGTCCGAGCCCGGTGAGCTGTGGGTGAAGGGCCCGAACGTGATGCTGGGGTATCTCAACAACGAGCAGGCCACCGCCGACACGATCGATGCCGAGGGTTATCTGCACACCGGTGACATGGCGCAGGTCGACCCGACCGGGTGTGTGTACATCGTCGATCGGCTCAAGGAACTGATCAAGTACAAGGGTTATCAGGTGCCGCCGGCGGAGTTGGAGGCGTTGTTGTTGACGCATCCGAAGATCGCCGACACCGCGGTGATCGGGGTCAACGACGCCGACGGCGAGGAGATCCCGAAGGCGTTCGTGGTCACCCAGCCCGATGCCGACCTCGACGAGAACGAGGTGATCGAGTTCGTCGCCGCCAAGGTCGCGCCGCACAAGAAGGTTCGCGCCGTCGAGTTCATCGACGCCATCCCGAAGTCGGCGTCGGGCAAGATCCTCCGAAAGGACTTGCGCAAGTAG
- a CDS encoding DUF1361 domain-containing protein — MIPIRHLVLAASLIATTALTVGLGVTDPATPLYYPTRFLVWNLFLAWIPMIFAVGFAVVRRRVWLIPLGVGWLAFLPNAPYLVTDLVHLREGYDLWRHILQYGFAAWTGIILGVVSLLLVHRRLGREFGPIFGWLAVVCSVGLCAIGVVIGRFQRWNSWDLLTRPGYVVRSTLGWVGSPFSHVESTGVAVAVALFFGLAYLTIWAVDGLDAMRPSKR, encoded by the coding sequence GTGATCCCCATCCGCCACCTCGTGCTCGCCGCGTCGCTGATCGCCACCACCGCCCTGACCGTCGGTCTCGGCGTCACCGACCCGGCCACGCCGCTCTACTATCCGACGCGGTTTCTGGTGTGGAATCTGTTTCTTGCCTGGATTCCGATGATCTTCGCGGTCGGATTCGCCGTCGTCCGGCGGCGCGTGTGGTTGATCCCGCTCGGTGTCGGGTGGCTGGCGTTCCTGCCCAACGCGCCCTACCTCGTCACCGACCTCGTGCATCTGCGCGAGGGCTATGACCTGTGGCGGCACATCCTGCAGTACGGCTTCGCGGCGTGGACCGGCATCATCCTCGGAGTGGTGTCGTTGCTGCTGGTGCACCGCCGCCTCGGTCGGGAGTTCGGCCCGATCTTCGGCTGGCTGGCGGTGGTGTGCTCGGTCGGGCTCTGCGCGATCGGCGTCGTGATCGGGCGGTTCCAGCGCTGGAACTCCTGGGATCTGCTGACCCGGCCCGGATACGTCGTCCGCTCGACCCTGGGATGGGTGGGTTCGCCGTTCTCCCACGTCGAATCGACCGGTGTCGCGGTGGCCGTCGCCCTGTTCTTCGGGCTGGCTTATCTGACGATCTGGGCCGTCGACGGCCTCGACGCAATGCGGCCGAGCAAGCGCTGA
- a CDS encoding phosphoglyceromutase — MSNGTLILMRHGESEWNASNQFTGWVDVALTDKGEAEAKHAGELLVDHDLLPDVLYTSLLRRAIATAQIALDTADRHWIPVVRDWRLNERHYGALQGLNKADTLEKYGKEQFMLWRRSYDTPPPPIDPDAAYSQTHDPRYADLAEVPLTECLKDVVDRLIPYFTETIAADITAGKTVLIAAHGNSLRALVKYLDGISDADIAGLNIPTGNPLRYDLDENLKPLNPGGTYLDPEAAAAGAAAVAAQGQK, encoded by the coding sequence ATGAGCAACGGCACCCTGATCCTGATGCGGCACGGCGAGAGCGAGTGGAACGCGTCCAACCAGTTCACCGGCTGGGTCGACGTCGCGCTCACCGACAAGGGCGAGGCCGAGGCGAAGCACGCCGGCGAGCTCCTCGTCGACCATGATCTGCTGCCCGACGTCCTCTACACCTCACTGCTGCGCCGGGCGATTGCGACCGCGCAGATCGCGTTGGACACCGCCGATCGGCATTGGATTCCGGTGGTCCGCGACTGGCGTCTCAACGAGCGTCACTACGGTGCTCTGCAGGGCCTGAACAAAGCCGACACCCTCGAGAAGTACGGCAAGGAGCAGTTCATGCTCTGGCGCCGCAGCTACGACACCCCGCCGCCGCCGATCGACCCCGACGCCGCGTACAGCCAGACCCATGATCCGCGGTACGCCGACCTCGCCGAGGTGCCGCTGACCGAATGCCTCAAGGACGTCGTCGATCGGCTGATCCCGTATTTCACCGAGACCATCGCCGCCGACATCACCGCCGGCAAGACCGTTCTCATTGCGGCGCACGGTAATTCGCTGCGCGCGCTGGTCAAGTACCTCGACGGGATCTCCGACGCCGACATCGCCGGTCTCAACATCCCGACGGGCAATCCGCTGCGTTACGACCTCGATGAGAACCTCAAGCCACTCAATCCCGGGGGTACCTACCTGGACCCTGAGGCCGCCGCGGCGGGAGCCGCAGCGGTCGCGGCGCAGGGACAGAAATAG
- a CDS encoding GNAT family N-acetyltransferase: MADPGHLRIAHSAARERYEAILTTDSDGDEITVGYVDYVSEPYQVVLTHTVIPDAYSGRGYAGQLVQAVLDDIRKAGKQVVPVCSYVRRFIDRHPEYADMAVPVPQ, from the coding sequence ATGGCAGATCCGGGGCACCTGCGCATTGCTCATTCGGCTGCGCGCGAGCGATACGAAGCAATCCTGACCACCGACTCCGACGGTGACGAGATCACGGTGGGATATGTCGATTACGTCTCCGAGCCGTACCAGGTGGTGTTGACCCATACCGTCATCCCGGATGCGTACTCCGGTCGCGGATATGCCGGACAGCTCGTGCAAGCGGTTCTCGACGACATCCGCAAAGCCGGAAAGCAGGTCGTGCCGGTGTGTTCGTATGTGCGGCGCTTCATCGATCGTCACCCGGAATACGCCGATATGGCGGTACCGGTTCCGCAGTGA
- a CDS encoding sensor histidine kinase, with protein sequence MTAAFIAGAIVAAVLALLLGYEFGRGDVRGRWFRRLTRAAAPEPPESVQPASVHSDADVIPSGAPVVADRPREVPDSAALRESDLPVVTPDGQMTKAGLLSLIVRNSEVAVAVVDEFRDVVLYNHRAVELGLVSEHLLAEPVWEQSLTVLETGEQARFDFVPPTSTLGFLSTGRATKRNAESVRCLARLGYHGDERYAMIYGTDDTENLRVEATRRDFVANVSHELKTPVGAIGLLAEALIESADDAESVEHFGHRVVAEATRMGNMVSELIALSRLEGGEKPHFAAVDVDELIDSAIDGAAVSAEAANIVLRADEPIHTWVRGDRMLLLTALSNLIVNAIAYSPENTTVSVSRRVTKSAGVPMVSIAVTDRGIGINPSDQQRVFERFFRVDKARSRLTGGTGLGLAIVKHVAATHDGTINLWSQPGTGSTFTLSIPQDLDAENAHASGESEKESHRADPQIA encoded by the coding sequence GTGACCGCTGCATTCATTGCCGGGGCCATCGTGGCAGCTGTGCTCGCGTTGTTGCTCGGGTACGAGTTCGGTCGTGGCGACGTACGAGGTCGGTGGTTTCGGAGACTCACCCGCGCTGCCGCGCCCGAGCCACCCGAATCCGTCCAGCCCGCATCCGTCCACTCCGACGCCGACGTGATCCCCAGCGGCGCACCCGTCGTCGCCGACCGTCCCCGCGAGGTCCCGGATTCGGCGGCCCTGCGCGAATCCGATCTCCCCGTGGTCACCCCGGACGGTCAGATGACCAAGGCCGGGCTGCTCAGCCTCATCGTCCGTAATTCCGAGGTCGCCGTCGCCGTCGTCGACGAGTTCCGCGACGTGGTGCTCTACAACCATCGGGCCGTCGAACTCGGGCTCGTCTCCGAGCATCTGCTCGCCGAACCGGTGTGGGAGCAATCGTTGACCGTGCTCGAGACGGGCGAGCAGGCGCGCTTCGACTTCGTCCCGCCGACCTCCACGCTGGGATTCCTCTCCACCGGGCGCGCCACCAAGCGCAACGCCGAATCGGTGCGCTGCCTGGCACGACTCGGCTATCACGGCGACGAGCGCTACGCGATGATCTACGGCACCGACGACACCGAGAACCTGCGGGTGGAGGCCACCCGCCGTGACTTCGTCGCCAACGTGTCCCACGAGCTCAAGACCCCGGTCGGCGCGATCGGTCTGCTGGCCGAGGCACTGATCGAGTCCGCCGACGACGCCGAATCCGTCGAGCACTTCGGGCACCGCGTCGTCGCCGAGGCCACCCGGATGGGCAACATGGTGTCCGAACTGATCGCGCTGTCGCGACTCGAGGGCGGTGAGAAGCCGCACTTCGCGGCCGTCGACGTCGACGAACTCATCGACTCCGCCATCGACGGGGCCGCGGTGAGCGCCGAGGCCGCCAACATCGTCCTGCGTGCCGACGAACCCATCCACACCTGGGTGCGCGGCGATCGGATGCTGCTGTTGACCGCGTTGAGCAACCTGATCGTCAACGCCATCGCCTACTCGCCGGAGAACACGACCGTCTCGGTGAGCCGACGGGTCACGAAGTCGGCGGGCGTGCCGATGGTGTCGATCGCGGTCACCGATCGCGGTATCGGCATCAACCCGTCCGATCAGCAGCGCGTCTTCGAACGTTTCTTCCGTGTCGACAAGGCGCGCTCACGCCTGACCGGCGGCACCGGTCTGGGCCTGGCGATCGTCAAACACGTTGCGGCCACCCACGACGGCACCATCAACCTGTGGAGTCAACCCGGTACCGGGTCGACGTTCACCCTCTCGATTCCCCAGGACCTCGACGCCGAGAATGCACATGCGTCCGGGGAATCCGAGAAGGAGTCCCACCGAGCCGACCCCCAGATCGCGTGA
- a CDS encoding response regulator transcription factor: MTHVLIVEDEESLADPLAFLLRKEGFEASVVNDGAQAISVFERISPDIVLLDLMLPGVSGTEICKSLRARSSVPVIMVTARDSEIDKVVGLELGADDYVTKPYSARELIARIRAVLRRGGDVGDDDLALAVLESGPVRMDVERHTVAVNGESITLPLKEFDLLEYLLRNSGRVLTRGQLIDRVWGADYVGDTKTLDVHVKRLRSKIEPDPASPKHLVTVRGLGYKFEP; encoded by the coding sequence GTGACGCATGTACTGATCGTCGAGGACGAGGAGTCGTTGGCCGATCCGCTGGCCTTCCTCCTGCGCAAGGAGGGGTTCGAGGCGAGCGTCGTCAACGATGGCGCGCAGGCCATCTCGGTGTTCGAGCGCATCAGCCCCGACATCGTCCTGCTCGACCTCATGCTCCCCGGGGTGTCGGGGACCGAGATCTGCAAATCACTGCGCGCCCGGTCGAGCGTGCCGGTGATCATGGTGACCGCCCGCGACAGCGAGATCGACAAGGTCGTCGGACTCGAACTGGGTGCCGACGACTATGTCACCAAACCGTATTCGGCGCGTGAGCTCATCGCACGCATCCGGGCGGTCCTGCGTCGTGGGGGAGACGTCGGCGACGACGACCTCGCCTTGGCGGTCCTCGAATCCGGACCGGTCCGGATGGACGTCGAACGCCACACCGTCGCGGTCAACGGTGAGTCGATCACGTTGCCGCTCAAGGAGTTCGATCTCCTCGAGTACCTACTCCGCAACTCCGGGCGAGTACTCACCCGCGGGCAGTTGATCGACCGCGTGTGGGGTGCGGACTACGTCGGGGACACCAAGACCCTCGACGTCCACGTCAAGCGGCTGCGCTCGAAGATCGAGCCCGATCCGGCATCGCCGAAACACCTTGTGACGGTGCGTGGATTGGGTTACAAGTTCGAGCCGTGA
- a CDS encoding Ppx/GppA phosphatase family protein — protein MRLGVLDVGSNTVHLLVVDAHRGGHPTPMSSTKAVLRLAEHIDADGRLTDGAAERLVDSIEEFTLIAKSSGCEQMMAFATSAVRDATNSDGVLARVAAKTGVQVEVLTGRDEARLTSLAVRRWYGWSAGRILALDIGGGSLEMSNGVDEEPDVALSLPLGAGRVTRDWLPDDPPDRRRVGVLRDWLDAEMRPAAKELLGPGKPDIAVGTSKTFRSLARLTGAAPSGAGPRVKRTLTAGGLRQLIAFISRMTRDDRAELEGVSADRAGQLVAGALVAEAAMRGLGVDTLEICPWALREGVILRRLDAEPADTSDPAASGIGARDVH, from the coding sequence GTGCGTTTAGGAGTCCTCGACGTGGGCAGCAACACAGTTCATCTGCTGGTGGTCGATGCCCACCGCGGAGGACATCCGACCCCGATGAGTTCGACGAAGGCGGTATTGCGCCTCGCCGAGCACATCGACGCCGACGGGCGTCTCACCGACGGTGCCGCCGAACGGCTCGTCGACTCGATCGAGGAGTTCACCCTCATCGCCAAGAGTTCCGGCTGCGAGCAGATGATGGCGTTCGCGACCTCCGCGGTCCGCGACGCCACCAACTCCGACGGCGTCCTCGCGCGGGTCGCGGCCAAGACCGGCGTCCAGGTGGAGGTGCTGACCGGTCGCGACGAGGCCCGGCTGACGTCGTTGGCCGTGCGCCGCTGGTACGGCTGGAGCGCCGGACGCATCCTGGCGCTCGACATCGGCGGGGGCTCGCTGGAGATGTCGAACGGCGTCGACGAGGAACCCGACGTCGCGCTGTCGCTGCCACTGGGTGCCGGCCGCGTCACCCGCGACTGGCTACCCGACGATCCGCCGGACCGGCGCCGTGTCGGGGTCCTGCGTGATTGGCTCGACGCCGAGATGCGGCCGGCCGCGAAGGAACTCCTCGGACCGGGTAAGCCGGATATCGCGGTCGGCACGTCGAAGACCTTCCGCAGCCTGGCCCGCCTGACCGGAGCCGCCCCGTCGGGGGCAGGTCCCCGCGTCAAGCGGACCCTCACCGCCGGTGGACTGCGGCAGCTCATCGCCTTCATCTCGCGCATGACCCGAGACGACCGGGCCGAACTCGAGGGCGTCAGCGCCGATCGGGCCGGACAGCTCGTCGCCGGGGCACTTGTGGCCGAGGCGGCAATGCGCGGACTCGGGGTCGATACACTGGAAATCTGCCCGTGGGCGTTGCGGGAGGGGGTCATCCTTCGTCGCCTCGATGCGGAGCCGGCCGACACCTCGGATCCGGCTGCATCAGGCATCGGTGCACGCGACGTCCACTGA
- a CDS encoding DoxX family protein, translating into MANTPGGNEPGGRNPGGSDPDGATDSRPISVSELLARTQAADAADATTGSRRDRGRRRAGRAGAVSVSELTGEIPRVEGPAASDTPGTTPDTTSTPAPTTATPSNPAPSIPAASAPAPSAPTPDGPETAPWSPSPTSGAFPRSQSPLAARGPATGPVTEPGPRVSRGASSGAASGMPSFAPPPTRDFTSGDVSRRLRDQPADPAPAAAGSAAGGPDPTSHDPATANAVTGIIPLVDDADAGTGDDTEDTAPRSGRFEEVFDEDFEAYRSFADVEHTDEEPKKKRRWFGRGKKQGAEATSAAAAGAAAATSSATSQVADTDEPTDTGSRAGITHQPDDVAADAVTGIIPIVDDSELGDDVHVLDADDVEGADLGAPSGSFGAEHGPFDQADHEPAPTVAANVLDPADEPEPHRDESYRDESYRDEAGHDDSAADTAGTVTAAAGLGGLVAASRRAGRDTDSTDEPAETVAANVLDDHADADHAAAHPTDADPAERGPVADETADPETRDRASKARKARKAKPAKDDGRESWAERKPVLAWLAVIAEVVAGLAIGVGLFWGFTELWKWNPYFALVLAVLVIFGIVTFTHLVRRTSDLITTLLALAVGLIVTIGPLVLLST; encoded by the coding sequence ATGGCGAACACACCCGGCGGTAACGAGCCCGGCGGCCGCAACCCCGGTGGCAGCGACCCCGACGGGGCGACCGACTCCCGGCCCATCTCGGTGTCGGAGCTGCTCGCCCGCACGCAGGCCGCAGATGCGGCGGACGCCACAACCGGCTCGCGCCGGGACCGGGGACGTCGGCGCGCGGGGCGTGCCGGTGCCGTCTCGGTGTCCGAGCTGACCGGTGAGATCCCCCGGGTCGAGGGGCCTGCCGCGTCTGACACCCCCGGTACGACTCCCGACACCACCAGCACCCCAGCTCCGACCACTGCTACCCCGAGCAACCCGGCCCCGAGCATCCCGGCCGCGAGTGCGCCAGCACCGAGCGCCCCCACGCCGGACGGCCCGGAGACAGCACCCTGGTCACCGTCACCGACCTCGGGCGCGTTCCCCCGTTCGCAGAGTCCGCTCGCCGCACGCGGCCCGGCGACCGGTCCGGTCACCGAGCCCGGCCCACGGGTCAGTCGTGGCGCGAGTTCGGGAGCGGCGAGCGGCATGCCGAGCTTCGCTCCGCCCCCGACCCGGGACTTCACCTCGGGTGACGTATCGCGTCGATTGCGGGACCAGCCGGCCGATCCCGCCCCGGCCGCCGCCGGTTCGGCCGCCGGCGGCCCCGATCCGACCAGCCACGATCCGGCCACCGCGAACGCGGTCACCGGCATCATCCCGCTCGTCGACGATGCCGACGCCGGCACCGGCGACGACACCGAGGACACAGCGCCCCGCAGCGGGCGGTTCGAGGAGGTCTTCGACGAGGACTTCGAGGCCTATCGCTCGTTCGCCGACGTCGAGCACACCGACGAGGAACCGAAGAAGAAGCGCCGCTGGTTCGGCCGCGGCAAGAAACAGGGCGCCGAGGCAACGAGCGCGGCCGCTGCAGGTGCGGCCGCCGCGACGAGCTCTGCGACCTCGCAGGTCGCCGACACCGACGAGCCCACCGACACCGGGAGCCGCGCGGGTATCACCCACCAGCCCGATGACGTCGCCGCCGATGCCGTCACCGGCATCATCCCGATCGTCGACGACAGCGAGCTCGGCGACGACGTGCACGTTCTCGACGCCGATGACGTCGAGGGCGCCGACCTGGGCGCACCCAGCGGGTCATTCGGCGCCGAGCACGGTCCGTTCGATCAGGCCGATCACGAGCCCGCCCCGACCGTGGCCGCGAACGTCCTCGACCCGGCCGACGAGCCCGAACCGCACCGCGACGAGTCGTACCGCGACGAGTCGTACCGCGATGAGGCGGGCCACGACGACTCCGCCGCCGACACCGCAGGAACGGTGACCGCAGCCGCCGGACTCGGTGGGCTGGTCGCCGCGAGCCGCCGGGCCGGCCGCGACACCGACTCCACCGACGAGCCCGCCGAGACCGTGGCCGCAAACGTCCTCGACGACCATGCCGACGCCGACCATGCCGCGGCCCACCCCACCGACGCCGACCCCGCCGAGCGTGGGCCCGTCGCCGACGAGACCGCCGACCCGGAGACCCGCGATCGCGCCTCGAAGGCGCGCAAGGCACGAAAAGCCAAGCCCGCCAAGGACGATGGACGCGAGTCGTGGGCCGAACGCAAGCCGGTGCTGGCGTGGCTCGCGGTGATCGCCGAGGTCGTCGCCGGGTTGGCGATCGGCGTGGGTCTGTTCTGGGGCTTCACCGAGCTGTGGAAGTGGAACCCGTATTTCGCTCTGGTGCTCGCGGTGTTGGTGATCTTCGGCATCGTCACGTTCACCCATCTGGTGCGCCGGACGTCGGATCTGATCACCACCTTGCTCGCGCTCGCCGTCGGGCTGATCGTCACGATCGGCCCGCTGGTGCTGTTGTCGACGTGA
- a CDS encoding sugar phosphate isomerase/epimerase family protein, translating into MSESREALGPSQVAGEIPIGLSTASVYPQNTEAAFAYAADLGFDGVELMVWGDPVSQDIRHVEHLSERYQVPVLSIHAPCLLITQRVWGRDPLGKLARAAHAAEALGAATVVVHPPFRWQRAYVEGFDDLVGELSESDVSVAVENMFPMRADRVFGSGERSARRLVRRGGTPGPAASAFGKSIDPTDDGYDHYTLDLSHTATAGTDAVALYERMGANLTHLHLADGSGAATDEHLIPGDGTQPCAQVCHRIARSDFSGAVILEVTTSSARTKPERQAMLARSLDFARQHLKRETSRTR; encoded by the coding sequence GTGAGCGAGTCGCGCGAAGCCCTCGGTCCCTCGCAGGTGGCCGGGGAGATCCCGATCGGACTCTCCACGGCGTCGGTCTACCCGCAGAACACCGAGGCGGCTTTCGCCTACGCCGCCGACCTGGGCTTCGACGGTGTCGAGCTGATGGTGTGGGGTGACCCGGTCAGCCAGGACATCCGGCACGTCGAGCACCTTTCCGAGCGCTATCAGGTGCCGGTCCTGTCGATCCACGCTCCGTGCCTGCTCATCACCCAGCGGGTGTGGGGACGCGATCCGCTCGGCAAACTCGCCCGCGCCGCGCATGCCGCCGAGGCGCTCGGTGCCGCCACCGTCGTCGTGCATCCGCCGTTCCGCTGGCAGCGCGCCTATGTCGAGGGTTTCGACGATCTGGTGGGGGAGCTGTCGGAGTCGGACGTCTCGGTCGCGGTCGAGAACATGTTCCCGATGCGCGCCGACCGCGTGTTCGGGTCGGGTGAACGCTCCGCGCGCCGCCTCGTCCGCCGCGGCGGGACGCCGGGCCCCGCGGCGTCGGCGTTCGGCAAGTCCATCGACCCCACCGACGACGGCTACGACCACTACACCCTCGACCTCTCGCACACCGCGACCGCGGGTACCGACGCCGTGGCCCTGTACGAGCGGATGGGTGCCAACCTCACGCACCTGCACCTCGCCGACGGCTCCGGGGCCGCCACCGACGAGCATCTGATCCCCGGCGACGGAACCCAACCGTGCGCGCAGGTGTGTCACCGGATCGCCCGCAGTGATTTCTCCGGCGCGGTGATCCTCGAGGTCACCACCTCCTCTGCGCGGACCAAACCCGAACGGCAGGCGATGCTCGCGCGTTCGCTAGATTTTGCCCGGCAGCACCTCAAGCGTGAGACGAGCCGGACCCGGTGA